A DNA window from Massilia putida contains the following coding sequences:
- a CDS encoding class I SAM-dependent methyltransferase, which translates to MHGAGDNPSAWVARWAPQMPSGEVLDLACGGGRHARLLAALGHPVLAVDRDGQALAQAAGPGITTLQHDLEEEGSVWPFAPGRFAGIVVTNYLYRPLFAHLAQALAPGGILVYETFALGNERFGKPSNPAFLLAPGELLDVALRHGLRVLAYEDGSVDTPRPARVQRLCAAGPAFDPGGVRLDM; encoded by the coding sequence ATGCACGGCGCGGGCGACAATCCATCGGCGTGGGTCGCCCGCTGGGCGCCGCAGATGCCATCGGGCGAGGTGCTCGATCTGGCCTGCGGCGGCGGACGTCACGCGCGCCTGCTGGCGGCGCTCGGCCACCCCGTGCTGGCCGTCGACCGCGATGGGCAAGCGCTGGCGCAGGCGGCGGGGCCCGGCATCACGACCTTGCAGCACGACCTGGAAGAAGAGGGCAGCGTCTGGCCGTTCGCGCCCGGACGCTTTGCCGGCATCGTCGTCACGAACTACCTGTACCGGCCGCTGTTCGCGCACCTGGCGCAGGCGCTGGCGCCCGGCGGGATCCTCGTCTACGAAACCTTCGCGCTCGGGAACGAACGCTTCGGCAAGCCGTCGAATCCGGCATTCCTGCTGGCGCCGGGCGAGCTGCTGGACGTCGCACTGCGCCACGGCCTGCGCGTGCTGGCGTACGAGGACGGCAGCGTCGACACGCCCCGTCCGGCCCGCGTCCAGCGGCTGTGCGCGGCGGGTCCGGCGTTCGATCCGGGCGGGGTCAGACTGGATATGTAA
- a CDS encoding tryptophan--tRNA ligase, translating to MFPDRVVSGMRPTGLMHLGHYHGALKNWIRMQSELPCLFFVADWHALTTHYDDPTIIEKSTWDMVIDWLAAGIDPAQATIFIQSKVPEHAELHLLLSMATPLGWLERVPTYKDQIENLANRDLATYGFLGYPLLQAADVLIYRATQVPVGEDQVPHIEMMREIARRFNHLYGKEPGFEQKALEAVKKLGSKRAKLYLELRTAYQQEGIEAALEQAQAMLDEAGSLSNIDRERLFGYLEGSRKIILVEPQVKLTEASRLPGLDGRKMSKSYGNSISLREDPASVTKKIRTMPTDPARVRRSDAGDPLKCPVWQLHEVYSDPNTKEWVMKGCTSAGIGCLECKQPVVEAVLAEQEPMHERAQQYIDDPSLVRAIVADGCEKARKLAQETMRDVREVMGLSYS from the coding sequence ATGTTTCCCGACCGTGTCGTTTCCGGCATGCGCCCGACCGGGCTGATGCACCTTGGCCACTACCATGGGGCCCTGAAGAACTGGATCCGCATGCAGTCCGAACTGCCTTGCCTGTTCTTCGTGGCCGACTGGCACGCGCTGACCACGCACTACGACGACCCGACCATCATCGAGAAGAGCACGTGGGACATGGTGATCGACTGGCTGGCGGCCGGCATCGACCCGGCCCAGGCCACGATCTTCATCCAGTCGAAAGTGCCGGAGCATGCGGAACTGCACCTGCTGCTGTCGATGGCCACGCCGCTCGGCTGGCTCGAGCGCGTGCCGACGTACAAGGACCAGATCGAGAACCTGGCCAACCGCGACCTCGCCACCTATGGCTTCCTCGGCTACCCGCTGCTGCAGGCGGCCGACGTGCTGATCTACCGCGCCACGCAGGTGCCGGTCGGCGAAGACCAGGTCCCGCACATCGAGATGATGCGGGAGATCGCGCGGCGCTTCAATCACCTGTACGGCAAGGAACCGGGCTTCGAACAGAAGGCGCTGGAAGCCGTCAAAAAGCTGGGCAGCAAGCGTGCCAAGCTGTACCTGGAACTGCGCACCGCGTACCAGCAGGAGGGCATCGAGGCCGCTCTGGAACAGGCGCAGGCCATGCTGGACGAAGCGGGCAGCCTGTCGAACATCGACCGCGAGCGCCTGTTCGGCTACCTCGAAGGCAGCCGCAAGATCATCCTCGTCGAGCCGCAAGTGAAGCTGACGGAGGCGTCGCGCCTGCCGGGCCTCGATGGCCGCAAGATGTCCAAGAGCTACGGCAACTCGATTTCGCTGCGCGAGGATCCAGCATCCGTCACCAAGAAAATCCGCACGATGCCGACCGACCCCGCACGCGTGCGCCGCAGCGACGCGGGCGATCCGCTGAAGTGCCCCGTGTGGCAGCTGCACGAAGTCTATTCCGATCCGAACACGAAGGAATGGGTCATGAAGGGTTGCACGAGCGCCGGCATCGGCTGCCTCGAATGCAAGCAGCCCGTCGTGGAAGCCGTGCTGGCCGAGCAGGAACCGATGCACGAGCGCGCGCAGCAATACATCGACGACCCGTCGCTCGTGCGCGCGATCGTCGCCGACGGCTGCGAGAAGGCACGCAAGCTGGCGCAGGAAACGATGCGCGACGTGCGCGAAGTCATGGGGCTGTCGTACTCGTGA
- a CDS encoding site-2 protease family protein, whose protein sequence is MHDAAQAFAAKRFGDNTAHAAGRTTFNPLAHIDPIGTIVIPVVMYLMSGFVFGYAKPLPINYGQMRHPKRDMAWVALSGPGANFLMALMWLVIAIFLQYFGVQEDFPHLVAKAGIQTNLWLMAFNLLPIPSMDGGRVLFSLLPHKAAFQYARLEPYGFIILLALIFLHLIGPWLYWIGIVANLLLHLIVYPLTILLT, encoded by the coding sequence ATGCACGATGCCGCCCAGGCATTCGCCGCGAAGCGCTTCGGAGACAACACCGCCCACGCCGCCGGACGCACCACTTTCAATCCGCTGGCCCATATCGATCCCATCGGCACCATCGTCATTCCGGTCGTGATGTACCTGATGTCCGGGTTCGTGTTCGGCTATGCGAAACCGCTGCCGATCAACTACGGCCAGATGCGCCACCCGAAGCGCGACATGGCGTGGGTGGCACTGTCCGGTCCCGGCGCGAATTTCCTGATGGCCCTGATGTGGCTCGTGATCGCGATCTTCCTGCAGTATTTCGGCGTGCAGGAAGACTTCCCGCACCTCGTCGCCAAGGCGGGTATCCAGACGAACCTGTGGCTGATGGCCTTCAACCTGCTGCCGATCCCGTCGATGGACGGCGGGCGCGTGCTGTTCAGCCTCCTGCCGCACAAGGCCGCGTTCCAGTACGCGCGCCTGGAGCCGTACGGTTTCATCATCCTGCTGGCGCTGATCTTCCTGCACCTGATCGGCCCGTGGCTGTACTGGATCGGCATCGTCGCGAACCTGCTGCTGCACCTGATCGTCTATCCCCTGACCATTCTCCTGACCTGA
- a CDS encoding L-threonylcarbamoyladenylate synthase, protein MTQYFEVHPQNPQARLIRQAAQIIQSGGIVAAPTDSAYALVCRLDDKAAVEKLRRIRGVDEKHHLTLLVRDLSEIATYARVDNRQYRQLKAVTPGPYTVILEATKEVPRRLSHPSRKTIGIRVPENAILLALLEELAEPLIGTTLQLPGDDQMLSDPDEVRERLDKQIELVIDGGAGTLEPTTIVDLTGPEAELVREGRGDPAAFGL, encoded by the coding sequence ATGACCCAATATTTCGAAGTCCATCCGCAGAATCCGCAGGCCCGGCTGATCCGCCAGGCCGCCCAGATCATCCAGTCCGGCGGCATCGTCGCCGCGCCCACCGATTCCGCCTATGCGCTCGTCTGCCGCCTGGACGACAAGGCGGCCGTCGAAAAACTGCGGCGCATCCGCGGCGTCGACGAAAAGCATCATCTGACCCTGCTCGTGCGCGACCTGTCCGAGATCGCGACGTATGCCCGCGTCGACAACCGCCAGTACCGGCAGCTGAAAGCCGTCACGCCGGGACCGTACACGGTGATTCTGGAAGCGACGAAGGAAGTGCCGCGGCGCTTGTCGCACCCGTCGCGCAAGACGATCGGCATCCGCGTGCCGGAAAACGCGATCCTGCTGGCGCTGCTGGAAGAATTGGCCGAACCGCTGATCGGCACGACCCTGCAACTGCCGGGCGACGACCAGATGCTGTCCGACCCGGACGAGGTGCGCGAGCGCCTGGACAAGCAGATCGAGCTCGTGATCGACGGCGGTGCCGGCACGCTCGAACCCACCACCATCGTCGACCTCACCGGACCCGAGGCGGAGCTCGTGCGCGAGGGCCGCGGCGACCCGGCCGCGTTCGGCCTCTAG
- the htpX gene encoding protease HtpX → MKRILLFLATNLAVVLVLSVVLNVLGVGRPVGGHGINVGALLVFSLIVGFTGSIVSLLMSKPMAKWSTGARVIEQPGNATEQWLLNTVSNLAQRAGIGMPEVAVYDGEPNAFATGAFKNSALVAVSTGLLANMNREEVEAVLGHEIAHVANGDMVTLTLIQGVVNTFVVFLARVVGYFVDNAVFRRGDDERGPGFGYAITVFVCEILFGLVASIIVAWFSRQREFRADAGSAQLLGSAMPMQHALARLGGLQPGALPQSMAASGISGHGSGWGALFATHPPMEERIAALQALRQTGLAR, encoded by the coding sequence ATGAAGCGCATACTGCTGTTCCTCGCCACCAACCTCGCCGTCGTGCTCGTGCTGTCGGTCGTGCTGAACGTCCTCGGCGTGGGACGTCCTGTCGGCGGACACGGGATCAACGTCGGGGCGCTGCTCGTGTTTTCGCTCATCGTCGGCTTCACGGGTTCCATCGTGTCGCTGTTGATGAGCAAACCGATGGCAAAATGGTCGACCGGCGCACGCGTCATCGAGCAGCCGGGCAATGCCACCGAACAGTGGCTGTTGAATACGGTGAGCAACCTCGCCCAGCGCGCCGGCATCGGCATGCCGGAAGTGGCCGTGTACGACGGCGAGCCGAATGCGTTCGCGACGGGTGCGTTCAAAAATTCCGCGTTGGTGGCCGTGTCGACGGGCCTGCTCGCCAACATGAACCGCGAGGAAGTCGAGGCCGTGCTGGGCCACGAGATCGCGCACGTGGCCAACGGCGACATGGTCACGCTGACCCTGATCCAGGGCGTGGTGAATACCTTCGTCGTGTTCCTCGCGCGCGTCGTCGGCTACTTTGTCGACAACGCCGTGTTCCGGCGCGGCGACGACGAGCGCGGGCCGGGCTTCGGCTACGCGATCACCGTGTTCGTGTGCGAGATCCTGTTCGGCCTCGTGGCGTCCATCATCGTCGCCTGGTTCTCGCGCCAGCGCGAATTCCGTGCCGACGCCGGCTCGGCCCAGCTGCTGGGCAGTGCCATGCCGATGCAGCATGCGCTCGCGCGCCTCGGTGGCCTGCAGCCGGGGGCGCTGCCGCAGTCGATGGCGGCGTCGGGCATTTCCGGCCACGGCAGCGGCTGGGGCGCGCTGTTCGCCACGCACCCGCCGATGGAAGAACGCATCGCGGCCCTGCAAGCCCTGCGCCAGACGGGGCTCGCGCGATGA
- a CDS encoding 3',5'-nucleoside bisphosphate phosphatase codes for MLLMKVDLHCHSNVSDGVLPPAAVAAYARKGGVDAWALTDHDEIGGIKAARAKATELGMRFVPGVEISVTWAGETVHVVGLQIDEDNPVLVQGLAATRHGRDARGREIAAQLDKAGIPNAYEGALKYVGNPDLLSRTHFARYICEIGACSTTSEVFRRYLTEGKPGYVPHRWATLADAMGWIRAAGGVAVIAHPGRYRFDATAEGALFDEFKQLGGNAIEVVTGSHTPDQYATYAEAARRYGFLASRGTDFHAPGEARVEFDQLPPLPSGVVPVWHDWF; via the coding sequence ATGCTGCTCATGAAAGTCGATCTCCACTGCCACTCCAACGTCTCCGACGGCGTGCTGCCACCTGCCGCCGTGGCCGCGTATGCCCGCAAGGGCGGCGTCGACGCGTGGGCGCTGACGGATCACGACGAGATTGGCGGCATCAAGGCCGCGCGGGCGAAGGCGACGGAACTGGGCATGCGCTTCGTGCCCGGCGTGGAAATTTCCGTCACGTGGGCAGGGGAGACCGTGCACGTCGTCGGCCTGCAGATCGACGAAGACAATCCGGTCCTCGTGCAGGGCCTGGCCGCCACGCGCCACGGGCGCGACGCGCGCGGGCGCGAGATCGCCGCGCAGCTCGACAAGGCCGGCATCCCGAACGCCTACGAAGGCGCGCTGAAATACGTCGGCAACCCGGACCTGTTGTCGCGCACCCACTTCGCGCGCTATATCTGCGAGATCGGCGCGTGCTCGACGACCTCCGAAGTGTTCCGCCGCTACCTCACGGAAGGCAAGCCGGGCTATGTGCCGCACCGCTGGGCCACGTTGGCCGACGCGATGGGCTGGATCCGCGCCGCCGGCGGCGTCGCCGTGATCGCGCACCCGGGCCGCTACCGCTTCGACGCCACCGCCGAGGGCGCGCTGTTCGACGAGTTCAAGCAGCTCGGTGGCAACGCCATCGAGGTCGTCACGGGCAGCCATACGCCGGACCAGTACGCGACGTATGCCGAGGCGGCGCGCCGCTACGGTTTCCTCGCGTCGCGCGGGACGGATTTCCATGCGCCGGGGGAGGCGCGGGTGGAGTTCGACCAGTTGCCGCCGTTGCCCAGTGGGGTGGTGCCGGTTTGGCATGATTGGTTTTAA
- a CDS encoding alpha/beta fold hydrolase, with protein sequence MTPSRSEFLSVRGLRTHVRHWGREGAPKLFMAHGWMDMSASFQFVVDALQGDWHVIAHDWRGFGLTERSGNDTYWFPDYFADLEAILDHYSPDAPVNLLGHSMGGNIVSVYAGIRPARIAKLINLEGFGLPATQPAQAPGRYAKWLDEVKTPPVMRGYASLEEVAARLQKTNPRLPAQRAAFLARHWSAQNAQGEWEILGDPAHKMPGPLLYQVEEVLACWRRITAPVLWVEAEHTDMWRWMGPKEDARHEVDRRLAQLAKVTPRMMPDAGHMLHHDQPEMLARMIEDFLAS encoded by the coding sequence ATGACACCGTCCCGCTCCGAATTCCTCTCCGTCCGCGGCCTGCGCACCCACGTCCGTCACTGGGGCCGCGAGGGCGCGCCCAAGCTGTTCATGGCGCATGGCTGGATGGACATGTCCGCGTCGTTCCAGTTCGTCGTCGACGCGTTGCAGGGCGACTGGCACGTCATCGCCCACGACTGGCGCGGCTTCGGCCTGACTGAGCGCTCCGGCAACGATACGTACTGGTTCCCGGACTACTTCGCCGACCTGGAAGCCATTCTCGACCATTATTCGCCGGATGCACCGGTGAACCTGCTGGGGCACAGCATGGGCGGCAACATCGTGAGCGTGTATGCGGGCATCCGCCCGGCACGGATTGCGAAGCTCATCAACCTGGAAGGCTTCGGGCTGCCGGCGACGCAGCCCGCGCAGGCCCCCGGCCGCTACGCCAAGTGGCTGGACGAAGTGAAGACGCCGCCCGTCATGCGCGGCTACGCCAGCCTGGAAGAGGTGGCCGCGCGCCTGCAGAAGACCAATCCGCGCCTGCCGGCGCAGCGCGCGGCGTTCCTCGCGCGGCACTGGTCCGCGCAGAACGCGCAGGGCGAATGGGAAATCCTGGGCGATCCGGCGCACAAGATGCCGGGGCCGCTGCTGTACCAGGTGGAAGAAGTGCTCGCGTGCTGGCGCCGCATCACGGCGCCCGTGCTGTGGGTCGAGGCCGAGCACACGGACATGTGGCGCTGGATGGGGCCGAAGGAAGACGCCCGCCACGAGGTCGACCGCCGGCTGGCCCAGCTGGCGAAGGTCACGCCGCGCATGATGCCTGACGCGGGGCATATGCTGCATCACGATCAGCCGGAAATGCTGGCGCGCATGATCGAGGACTTCCTGGCGTCCTGA
- a CDS encoding gamma carbonic anhydrase family protein, with protein MAIYQLGEHAPEIDPSAYIADSANLIGKVTVEADASVWFGVTIRGDNERITIGAGSNVQEGTVMHTDMGFPLVLGKNVTVGHQAMLHGCTVGDGALIGIQAVVLNGAKIGKGCLVGAGAVVTEGKEFPDHSLILGAPAKVVRTLTEDDLLRLQGNAASYVERGKRFKAELKKIG; from the coding sequence ATGGCGATTTACCAATTGGGCGAGCATGCGCCCGAAATCGATCCTTCGGCTTATATCGCCGATTCGGCGAACCTGATCGGCAAGGTCACGGTCGAGGCGGATGCCTCGGTCTGGTTCGGCGTGACGATCCGCGGCGACAACGAGCGCATCACGATCGGTGCCGGCAGCAACGTGCAGGAAGGCACGGTGATGCACACGGATATGGGCTTTCCGCTCGTGCTCGGCAAGAACGTCACCGTCGGCCACCAGGCGATGCTGCATGGCTGCACCGTCGGCGACGGTGCGCTGATCGGCATCCAGGCGGTGGTGCTGAACGGCGCGAAGATCGGCAAGGGCTGCCTGGTGGGCGCCGGCGCCGTGGTCACCGAAGGCAAGGAATTCCCGGACCATTCGCTGATCCTGGGCGCCCCGGCCAAGGTGGTGCGCACGCTCACGGAAGACGACCTGCTCCGCCTGCAAGGCAATGCCGCCAGCTATGTCGAGCGCGGCAAACGCTTCAAGGCGGAGCTCAAGAAAATCGGATAA
- the hslO gene encoding Hsp33 family molecular chaperone HslO encodes MTTETSKDILQKFIFDNAAVRGELVEISNAWREIQSRHVYPKAVRALLGEMVAAAALLSANLKFNGSIVMQIHGDGLVKLLVVECDANLRLRATAKLSGGAEVPDDASVAQLLNQHGRGRFVITLDPLDKVPGQQPYQGVVPLVGEDIATIIENYMLRSEQMDTKLWLAADENVARGLLLQKLPRNSAVEGQVKQASEEEDLETWNRAVMLGQTLKQEELLTTDVETLLKRLFWEETIRVFDPLHPEFHCTCSREKVANMLKMLGQQEVEAALHDLGELGINCDFCGKHYGFDAVDCAQLFASDTTADAVAPASNVKH; translated from the coding sequence ATGACGACTGAAACCAGCAAGGACATCCTCCAGAAATTCATCTTCGACAACGCGGCCGTACGCGGCGAGCTCGTCGAGATCTCCAACGCGTGGCGCGAGATCCAGTCGCGCCACGTCTATCCCAAGGCGGTGCGCGCCTTGCTGGGCGAAATGGTGGCCGCGGCGGCCCTGCTGTCCGCCAACCTCAAGTTCAACGGCTCGATCGTGATGCAGATCCACGGCGACGGTCTCGTGAAGCTGCTGGTCGTCGAGTGCGACGCGAACCTGCGCCTGCGCGCCACCGCCAAGCTGAGCGGAGGCGCGGAAGTGCCGGACGACGCGTCCGTCGCCCAGCTGCTGAACCAGCACGGCCGCGGGCGCTTCGTGATCACGCTCGACCCGCTGGACAAGGTCCCGGGCCAGCAGCCGTACCAGGGCGTCGTGCCGCTGGTCGGCGAGGACATCGCGACCATCATCGAAAACTACATGCTGCGCTCGGAACAGATGGACACCAAGCTGTGGCTGGCGGCCGACGAGAACGTCGCGCGCGGCCTGCTGCTGCAAAAGCTGCCGCGCAACAGCGCCGTCGAAGGCCAGGTCAAGCAGGCCAGCGAGGAAGAAGATCTCGAGACGTGGAACCGCGCCGTCATGCTGGGCCAGACGCTGAAGCAGGAAGAGCTGCTCACGACCGACGTGGAAACCCTGCTCAAGCGCCTGTTCTGGGAAGAGACGATCCGCGTGTTCGACCCGCTGCATCCCGAATTCCACTGCACGTGCTCGCGCGAAAAAGTCGCCAACATGCTCAAGATGCTGGGCCAGCAGGAAGTCGAGGCCGCCCTGCACGACCTGGGCGAACTGGGCATCAACTGCGACTTCTGCGGCAAGCACTACGGCTTCGACGCCGTCGACTGCGCGCAGCTGTTCGCCAGCGATACGACGGCCGACGCCGTGGCGCCCGCCTCCAACGTCAAGCACTGA
- a CDS encoding Dps family protein, with product MSKINIGISTEDRANIAAALSRVLADSYMLYLKTHNFHWNVTGPMFQTLHIMFMEQYTELWNALDTIAERIRALGHFAPGTYARFVELSSIKEEAGVPNAQEMIRQLVDGQEALIRTVREAFKIADDANDQPSAGMLSDRMEIHEKNAWMLRSFLENGQAA from the coding sequence ATGAGCAAGATCAATATCGGCATCAGCACGGAAGACCGCGCGAACATCGCCGCCGCGCTGTCGCGCGTCCTGGCCGACAGCTACATGCTGTACCTCAAGACCCATAACTTCCACTGGAACGTGACGGGGCCGATGTTTCAGACGCTGCACATCATGTTCATGGAACAGTACACGGAGCTGTGGAACGCGCTGGACACCATCGCCGAACGCATCCGCGCCCTCGGCCACTTCGCCCCGGGCACGTATGCCCGCTTCGTGGAACTGTCGTCGATCAAGGAAGAAGCCGGCGTGCCGAACGCGCAGGAAATGATCCGCCAGCTGGTCGACGGCCAGGAAGCGCTGATCCGTACCGTGCGCGAAGCCTTCAAGATCGCCGACGATGCCAACGACCAGCCGAGCGCCGGCATGTTGAGCGACCGCATGGAGATCCACGAAAAGAATGCGTGGATGCTGCGTTCCTTCCTCGAAAACGGCCAGGCCGCCTGA
- a CDS encoding PAAR domain-containing protein: MKSVLANDAAFVANTATTQGVDMPRKVIARYPIATIGSRTRRGGEVVLASQGEPADDFRIACVGDRVRYPDGSESVIVSGAGHASTYANRPIALVGSHIANGDRIVARAQSIGEIVVVEGEPIAGLLEPGYAPPAGIGTGA, translated from the coding sequence ATGAAATCAGTACTTGCCAATGATGCCGCTTTTGTCGCCAACACAGCCACGACCCAGGGCGTGGACATGCCGCGCAAAGTCATCGCCCGCTACCCGATCGCGACGATCGGCTCGCGCACCCGCCGCGGCGGCGAAGTCGTCCTCGCATCCCAGGGTGAGCCGGCGGACGATTTCCGCATCGCCTGCGTGGGCGACCGGGTGCGCTATCCGGACGGCAGCGAAAGCGTGATCGTGTCGGGCGCCGGCCATGCGTCGACGTATGCGAACCGCCCGATCGCCCTCGTCGGCAGCCACATCGCGAACGGCGACCGCATCGTCGCGCGCGCACAAAGCATCGGAGAAATCGTCGTGGTGGAAGGAGAACCGATTGCCGGCCTGCTGGAGCCGGGCTATGCGCCGCCCGCCGGCATCGGCACGGGCGCCTGA
- a CDS encoding helix-turn-helix domain-containing transcriptional regulator encodes MTSADASPPALDTLDAVASYLADAFDAGDPDTMTQALSLVARSKGLAHLAAAAGVPRELLAAAMNRGEMGLDTLLAIMKVIDLHRPADGAPN; translated from the coding sequence ATGACCTCCGCGGATGCTTCGCCGCCGGCGCTCGACACGCTCGACGCCGTCGCAAGCTATCTCGCCGATGCGTTCGACGCCGGCGATCCCGACACCATGACGCAGGCCCTGTCCCTGGTGGCGCGCTCCAAGGGCCTCGCGCACCTGGCCGCGGCGGCCGGCGTGCCGCGCGAACTGCTCGCCGCCGCAATGAATCGCGGCGAGATGGGCCTCGATACCTTGTTGGCGATCATGAAGGTCATCGACCTGCACCGTCCGGCGGACGGCGCACCCAATTAG
- the ftsB gene encoding cell division protein FtsB yields MRIITLALAALLLLIQYPLWLGKGGWLTVADLESQVAATRARTEQLKARNAKLESEVRDLKDGLGAVEERARYELGMIKSNEIFVQVLRKDEKPAVMMTEPPPPPPPKVKKGAP; encoded by the coding sequence ATGCGCATCATCACCCTTGCCCTGGCAGCCCTGCTGCTGCTGATTCAGTATCCCCTGTGGCTGGGGAAGGGCGGCTGGCTGACCGTGGCCGACCTGGAATCCCAGGTGGCGGCGACGCGCGCCCGGACCGAACAGCTCAAGGCACGCAATGCCAAGCTCGAATCGGAAGTGCGCGACCTGAAGGATGGCCTTGGCGCCGTCGAGGAACGCGCGCGCTACGAACTGGGCATGATCAAATCGAACGAGATCTTCGTGCAGGTGCTGCGCAAGGACGAGAAGCCGGCCGTCATGATGACGGAACCGCCGCCTCCGCCGCCGCCGAAGGTCAAGAAGGGGGCGCCATGA